The following coding sequences are from one Musa acuminata AAA Group cultivar baxijiao chromosome BXJ1-6, Cavendish_Baxijiao_AAA, whole genome shotgun sequence window:
- the LOC135675825 gene encoding transcription factor NIGTH1-like, with protein MASPAELSLDYKPNSYTMIQKQIGEQPDQTQKIQDFLARLEEERHKIDAFKRELPLCMQLLNNAIECYKQQLETYQTNQGPRPVLEEFIPLKHMNMDGSDKDPSAHSEKASWMVSAQLWSPPVDAAKQQPVPPPKETEQAFDVSPKLSLDTKQRNGGAFLPFSKEKSKAARSASRALSELALASPEKVVVEDKKCVELENGGIITRRENGTGGGGAEHGKGGSSSATEGQAAAPPTHRKARRCWSPDLHRRFVNALQILGGSQVATPKQIRELMKVDGLTNDEVKSHLQKYRLHTRRPAPAPQAAAAAAPQLVVLGGIWVPPEYATSAAAAAAAGPAIYGAHAAPAHYCAATPVPQEFYPPPPPVAHHHHLHPPLHRGAAAYKGRSSGSPESEVRSGGERSESIEEEEEGEEREEDEEEEEEEEGTPSMEEKALLPLPVKAEDGNGGGNVALKF; from the exons ATGGCTTCACCAGCTGAGCTTAGCCTAGACTACAAGCCCAACAGTTACACCATGATCCAAAAGCAGATAGGAGAGCAGCCTGACCAGACCCAGAAGATACAAGACTTCCTCGCCCGCCTCGAAGAAGAACGGCATAAGATCGATGCCTTCAAGCGCGAGCTGCCCCTCTGCATGCAGCTTCTTAACAATG CGATCGAGTGTTACAAGCAGCAGCTGGAGACATATCAGACAAACCAGGGGCCGAGGCCGGTGCTCGAAGAATTCATACCTCTTAAACACATGAACATGGACGGGTCCGACAAGGACCCCAGCGCGCACTCTGAGAAGGCGAGCTGGATGGTCTCAGCTCAGCTATGGAGCCCGCCCGTCGACGCCGCCAAGCAACAGCCGGTGCCGCCGCCGAAGGAGACAGAGCAGGCCTTCGATGTCAGCCCCAAGCTCTCACTGGATACCAAGCAAAGGAATGGTGGCGCCTTCCTCCCTTTCTCCAAAGAGAAGAGCAAAGCCGCCCGCTCTGCCTCGCGCGCTCTTTCGGAGCTCGCACTCGCTTCCCCGGAGAAGGTGGTGGTCGAGGACAAGAAGTGCGTGGAGTTGGAGAACGGAGGTATCATCACTAGAAGAGAAAATGGCACCGGAGGAGGGGGAGCAGAACATGGCAAGGGAGGTAGCAGCAGCGCAACCGAGGGCCAGGCGGCCGCGCCACCGACGCATAGGAAGGCCAGGAGATGCTGGTCACCGGACTTGCACCGTCGCTTTGTCAATGCTCTTCAGATACTGGGAGGCTCCCAAG TTGCCACGCCAAAGCAGATAAGAGAGCTGATGAAGGTGGATGGATTGACCAATGATGAGGTGAAAAGCCACCTGCAG AAGTATCGTCTTCATACGAGGAGGCCGGCCCCGGCGCCGCAGGCGGCAGCGGCAGCTGCGCCGCAGTTGGTGGTGCTGGGAGGCATCTGGGTCCCGCCCGAGTACGCCACATCTGCTGCCGCCGCTGCGGCAGCCGGCCCTGCCATCTACGGTGCGCACGCGGCCCCCGCGCACTACTGCGCCGCCACGCCCGTGCCGCAGGAGTTTTACCCGCCGCCCCCACCGGTGGCGCATCACCACCACCTGCACCCTCCCCTCCACCGCGGGGCCGCGGCCTACAAGGGGAGGTCCTCCGGCTCGCCGGAGTCGGAGGTGAGGAGCGGCGGGGAGCGGTCGGAGAGcatcgaggaagaggaagaaggggaggagagggaagaagacgaagaggaggaggaggaggaagagggaactCCATCGATGGAGGAGAAGGCGCTGTTGCCGCTGCCGGTGAAGGCAGAGGACGGGAACGGCGGCGGCAACGTGGCCCTCAAGTTCTGA
- the LOC135675826 gene encoding subtilisin-like protease 4 — MGHRCALLFRCYVFFLFFHGFALLVSEGQLLPIVDDQGGNPNGLQTYIVHVEKPEGIEFLSSEDLQRWHESFLPNTTLDSGEPRLLYSYREAISGFAARLTAAEVRTMEAMDGFVYARPDKVRRIQTTYTPEFLGLSQWNGTWRTTSWGEGIVIGVIDTGIFPSHPSFSDDGMARPPKKFKGSCSSKSGVKCNHKIVGARAFQKGKKVSAIDDDGHGTHVASIAAGNFVFDAEVLGMALGTASGMAPRAHLSIYKACFRGLCHDCDILAAIERAIKDKVNIISMSIGKETPDNFTDDPVAQGSFAALRHQISAVTCAGNYGPKNSSLSHEAPWVLTVGASTTDRRISAIVKLGDGTELAGESAYQPSSFNSSDLKPIVIPGATGGFLARYCVNGSLDFIDVSGKIVVCFTGEIENIEKGKVVYKAGGAAMIIINRKNEGYTTDAEAHVLPASHLTYEDGLKVLEYYLAAMDSAMATIVFEDTVFGQRPTPAVACFSSRGPAVTNGGILKPDVLAPGVNILAAWPFKVGPYPTNIVDPTFNFLSGTSMAAPHVSGIVALIKTKHPEWSPSAIQSAIITSAKNLDLDGNYIVDEYTNTTAVIFAVGAGQVNPSGAVDPGLLYEINTNDYTGYLCGLGYSNKEVTVLVGRKVKCSNVRPIHAQQLNCPSLAVRLSRNNREVITLKRTAKNVGDVAEDYRAQITAPPGVTVELSAYELRFWRPGQEESFQIRVSVNSTESAGNSSFSGGKLEWISDKHVVTCPMAISWT, encoded by the coding sequence ATGGGGCACCGTTGTGCACTCCTATTCCGATGCTACGTCTTCTTCCTGTTCTTCCATGGTTTTGCTCTTTTGGTGAGTGAAGGCCAGCTTCTTCCCATCGTCGATGACCAGGGAGGCAACCCTAATGGCCTGCAAACCTACATCGTTCACGTCGAGAAGCCCGAGGGAATAGAATTCCTCAGCAGTGAAGATCTTCAGCGGTGGCATGAGTCCTTCCTGCCCAACACCACCCTCGACTCCGGCGAGCCGCGGCTGTTATACTCGTACCGGGAAGCCATCAGCGGGTTCGCGGCGAGGTTGACGGCGGCAGAGGTGAGGACCATGGAAGCCATGGATGGGTTCGTGTACGCGCGGCCGGACAAGGTGCGGCGGATCCAGACGACGTACACGCCGGAGTTCTTGGGGTTGAGCCAGTGGAATGGCACATGGCGGACGACCTCCTGGGGTGAGGGAATCGTGATTGGGGTGATCGACACCGGGATCTTCCCCTCCCACCCTTCCTTCAGCGACGACGGCATGGCGCGCCCTCCGAAAAAATTCAAGGGGTCCTGCAGCAGTAAGAGCGGGGTGAAGTGCAACCATAAGATCGTCGGCGCGAGGGCGTTCCAAAAAGGCAAGAAGGTCTCCGCCATCGATGACGACGGGCATGGCACACATGTGGCTAGCATAGCGGCGGGCAACTTCGTCTTCGACGCCGAGGTACTGGGCATGGCGCTCGGCACGGCCTCGGGCATGGCTCCCAGAGCTCATCTTTCCATCTACAAGGCCTGCTTCCGGGGCCTTTGCCATGACTGCGACATATTGGCAGCGATAGAGCGCGCCATCAAGGATAAGGTCAACATAATATCCATGTCCATCGGCAAAGAAACGCCGGATAACTTCACAGACGACCCCGTCGCGCAAGGCTCGTTTGCAGCGCTGCGCCACCAGATATCCGCCGTCACTTGCGCCGGCAACTACGGCCCCAAGAACAGCTCGCTGTCTCACGAAGCGCCGTGGGTCCTGACCGTCGGGGCGAGCACGACCGACCGGAGGATCAGTGCGATCGTGAAGCTCGGCGACGGCACGGAGTTGGCTGGCGAGTCGGCGTACCAACCGAGCTCCTTCAATTCCTCCGACTTGAAGCCGATCGTGATCCCCGGCGCAACAGGAGGCTTTCTAGCCAGATACTGCGTCAACGGATCTCTGGACTTCATCGATGTGTCTGGCAAGATCGTCGTGTGTTTTACTGGTGAGATAGAGAACATCGAGAAGGGGAAGGTGGTCTACAAAGCCGGAGGCGCCGCCATGATCATCATTAACAGGAAGAACGAAGGCTACACCACCGACGCTGAGGCTCATGTCCTCCCGGCCAGCCACCTGACATATGAGGACGGGTTGAAGGTCCTGGAATACTATTTGGCAGCCATGGACTCGGCCATGGCCACGATAGTCTTCGAGGACACCGTCTTCGGCCAGCGGCCGACTCCGGCGGTCGCCTGCTTCTCATCCAGGGGACCGGCAGTGACAAACGGCGGCATCCTGAAGCCGGACGTCCTCGCGCCCGGCGTGAACATTTTAGCCGCCTGGCCGTTCAAGGTCGGGCCATATCCGACGAATATAGTAGACCCGACCTTCAACTTCCTCAGCGGCACGTCCATGGCGGCACCTCACGTGAGCGGGATCGTGGCGCTCATCAAGACCAAGCACCCCGAGTGGTCGCCCTCGGCGATACAATCGGCCATCATAACGTCGGCCAAGAACCTCGACCTCGACGGCAACTACATCGTTGACGAGTACACCAACACGACCGCCGTCATCTTCGCGGTCGGCGCCGGGCAGGTGAACCCCTCGGGAGCTGTGGATCCGGGCCTCCTCTACGAGATCAACACCAATGACTACACCGGCTACCTCTGCGGCCTCGGCTACAGCAACAAGGAAGTCACGGTGCTCGTCGGGCGCAAAGTCAAGTGCTCCAACGTCCGCCCCATCCACGCCCAGCAGCTGAACTGCCCCTCCCTCGCCGTCCGTCTATCTCGCAACAACAGGGAGGTGATCACCCTCAAACGAACCGCGAAGAACGTGGGCGACGTGGCCGAGGACTACCGTGCCCAGATCACGGCGCCGCCGGGGGTGACGGTGGAGCTCTCCGCGTACGAGCTTCGTTTCTGGAGGCCCGGCCAAGAGGAGAGCTTCCAAATCAGAGTAAGCGTCAACTCCACAGAGTCCGCAGGAAACAGCTCCTTCTCCGGAGGCAAGCTCGAGTGGATCTCGGACAAGCACGTGGTGACGTGCCCCATGGCCATCTCATGGACGTGA
- the LOC135675828 gene encoding uncharacterized protein LOC135675828, with translation MAGGGSRRDDGPLKINSTNVFAALETLKKKKKSNKETKSKAGSSRSQAKEPEPQVFWTPTPLTSTSWADVDDDDDYYATTAPPQSVWGSSEQQQNKESVAVVEEESESEDNGLDSGEDDVEEEPEIEPEIAFASEPIIEKPAPVSVPAKDAERQLSKKELKKKEMEELDAILNELGISGKDSNSAQDEANDKKQQEHSGDGEKKENTGAPSESKSSKKKKAKKDKSSKDTKEQEEQLADLNNNKKPDEVAEPGEEDTPTVDMKERLKKVASSKKKKSNKEMDAAAKAAAVEAAARSARLAAAKKKEKSHYNQQPVR, from the exons ATGGCTGGCGGTGGAAGCAGGAGGGACGATGGGCCCTTGAAGATTAACAGCACCAACGTTTTCGCAGCGCTCGAAAcccttaagaagaagaagaaatcgaaCAAAGAGACTAAGAGCAAGGCGGGATCGTCCAGGAGCCAGGCGAAGGAGCCGGAGCCGCAGGTGTTTTGGACTCCGACACCATTAACGTCAACATCTTGGGCCGATGTTGACGATGACGATGATTACTATGCGACCACAGCGCCTCCCCAGTCCGTCTGGGGGTCGTCGGAGCAACAGCAGAACAAAGAATCTGTTGCGGTCGTAGAGGAG GAAAGTGAAAGTGAGGATAATGGTCTTGATAGCGGTGAAGATGACGTTGAAGAGGAACCTGAAATTGAACCTGAGATTGCTTTTGCAAGTGAGCCAATAATAGAGAAACCTGCTCCTGTTTCAGTGCCTGCGAAAGATGCAGAAAGGCAGCTATCAAAGAAGGAGCTTAAGAAAAAGGAAATGGAAGAACTTGATGCAATTCTAAATGAGCTTGGCATTTCCGGCAAAGACAGCAATTCTGCACAAGATGAGGCAAATG ATAAGAAACAACAGGAGCATAGTGGTGATggagagaaaaaggaaaacacaGGTGCTCCTTCAGAAAGCAAAagttcaaagaaaaagaaggccaaaaaagataaatcttccAAGGACACCAAGGAACAAGAGGAACAGCTTGCAGATCTCAATAATAACAAGAAACCAGATGAAGTCGCTGAACCTGGAGAGGAGGATACACCTACGGTTGATATGAAGGAGAGGCTAAAGAAAGTGGCTTCCTCTAAGAAGAAGAAATCGAACAAAGAGATGGATGCTGCCGCAAAAGCTGCTGCTGTCGAGGCAGCCGCGAGGAGTGCGAGGCTTGCAGCtgcaaagaagaaggagaagagccaCTACAATCAACAGCCAGTGCGGTAA
- the LOC135675827 gene encoding phloretin 4'-O-glucosyltransferase-like — translation MEQHFLVVTYPLQGHINPALHLARRLARVAGARITFSIALSGHRRMFPSSADGEVDDGLISYVPHSDGYDDGFNPDVDDVKAYPLRTRSVSSKTLSAIIRSLEERGRPVTCVIYTLLLSWAADVAHEHGLPSVLYWIQPATVFALYYHYFHGYDGLIASHRQDPLFQVNLPGLPPFRICDLPSFLRITSPDDPYFIVIEMFKESFDVLDSEKARSTARVLANTFDELESDALVATEKMKLIPIGPTVPSALLEGTEAARGTGSTGADLFKLDEKQYMEWLDSKPEKSVVYVSFGSLAVIKKRQAEEIVRGLKESGRPYLWVLKKENRRELEGEVEEEGGIMVEWCSQVRVLSHPAVGCFVTHCGWNSTVESIVCGVPTVSAPQWSDQSTNARLVELWGTGVRGELDGEGVLEGAELSRCVETVMGEGETGKEIRRRAEMWKEKAREAVGEGGSSDRNLRAFVEEIASLK, via the coding sequence ATGGAGCAGCATTTCCTTGTGGTGACCTACCCGCTTCAAGGGCACATCAACCCTGCCCTCCACCTCGCCCGGCGCCTCGCGCGCGTCGCCGGCGCCAGGATCACCTTCTCCATCGCCTTGTCCGGCCACCGCCGCATGTTTCCCAGCTCGGCCGATGGAGAAGTCGACGACGGCCTCATCTCCTACGTCCCTCACTCCGATGGCTACGACGACGGCTTCAACCCGGACGTGGACGACGTCAAGGCCTACCCGCTTCGGACCAGATCCGTCAGTTCCAAGACCCTCTCCGCCATCATCCGGTCCCTCGAGGAACGTGGCCGACCTGTCACCTGTGTCATCTACACCTTGCTTCTGTCGTGGGCCGCCGATGTGGCGCATGAGCACGGCCTCCCCTCTGTTCTCTACTGGATACAGCCGGCCACCGTCTTCGCGCTTTACTACCACTATTTCCATGGCTATGATGGCCTGATTGCGTCGCACAGACAAGACCCGTTGTTCCAGGTGAACTTGCCTGGGCTGCCACCGTTCAGGATTTGCGACCTACCTTCCTTTCTCAGGATTACGAGCCCCGACGATCCCTACTTCATAGTCATCGAGATGTTTAAGGAATCGTTCGATGTGCTGGACAGCGAAAAAGCTCGCTCGACGGCGAGGGTTCTGGCGAACACGTTCGACGAATTAGAATCCGATGCGCTTGTGGCTACCGAAAAAATGAAACTGATACCGATAGGGCCGACGGTGCCGTCTGCTCTGTTAGAAGGCACCGAGGCCGCAAGAGGCACGGGGAGCACAGGAGCCGATCTCTTCAAGCTCGACGAGAAGCAGTACATGGAGTGGCTGGACTCGAAGCCGGAGAAGTCGGTGGTGTACGTGTCGTTCGGAAGCCTCGCGGTGATCAAGAAGCGGCAGGCCGAGGAGATAGTGCGGGGACTGAAGGAGAGCGGGCGGCCGTATCTGTGGGTGTTGAAGAAGGAGAACAGAAGGGAACTGGAgggggaggtggaggaggagggagggatcATGGTGGAGTGGTGCTCGCAGGTGCGGGTGCTGTCGCACCCGGCGGTGGGGTGCTTCGTGACGCACTGCGGCTGGAACTCGACGGTGGAGAGCATAGTATGCGGGGTGCCGACGGTGTCCGCGCCGCAGTGGTCGGACCAGAGCACCAACGCGAGGCTGGTGGAGCTGTGGGGAACGGGTGTGAGGGGCGAGCTCGACGGAGAAGGAGTCCTGGAAGGGGCAGAGCTGAGCAGGTGCGTGGAGACTGTGATGGGGGAAGGGGAGACGGGGAAGGAGATAAGGAGGAGGGCGGAGATGTGGAAGGAGAAGGCACGGGAGGCGGTAGGCGAAGGCGGGTCGTCGGATCGCAATCTGAGGGCGTTCGTGGAGGAGATCGCGAGCCTCAAATGA
- the LOC135675829 gene encoding phloretin 4'-O-glucosyltransferase-like, with amino-acid sequence MEQHFLVVTYPHQGHINPTHHLARRLARVAGARITFSIALSGHRRLFPSSADGEVDDGLISYVPHSDGYDDGFKLGVDDLQAYTLRTRSVSSKTLSAIVRSLEERGRPVTCVIYTLLLSWAADVAHEHGLPSVLYCIQPATVFALYYHYYHGYDGLIASHRQDPLFQVNLPGLPPLRICDLPSFLRITSPDDPYFMFIELFQEMFDVLDGEEARSTARVLVNTFDELESDALVATGKMKLIPIGPMVPSAILEGTEAARGTESTGVDLFKLDEKQYMEWLDSKPEKSVVYVSFGSLAVIKKRQAEEIVRGLKESGRPYLWVLKKENRRELEGEVEEEGGMVVEWCSQVRVLSHPAVGCFVTHCGWNSTVESIVCGVPTVASPQWSDQSTNARLVELWGTGLRGELDGEGVLEGAELSRCVETVMGGGETGREIRRRAEMWKEKAREAVGEGGSSDRNLRAFVEEIASLK; translated from the coding sequence ATGGAGCAGCATTTCCTCGTGGTGACCTACCCGCATCAAGGGCACATCAACCCTACCCACCACCTCGCCCGGCGCCTCGCGCGCGTCGCCGGCGCCAGGATCACCTTCTCCATCGCCTTGTCCGGCCACCGCCGCCTGTTTCCCAGCTCGGCCGATGGAGAAGTCGACGACGGCCTCATCTCCTACGTCCCTCACTCCGATGGCTACGACGACGGCTTCAAACTGGGCGTGGACGACCTCCAGGCCTACACGCTTCGGACCAGATCCGTCAGCTCCAAGACCCTCTCCGCCATCGTCCGGTCCCTCGAGGAACGCGGCCGACCTGTCACCTGTGTCATATACACCTTGCTTCTGTCGTGGGCCGCCGATGTGGCGCATGAGCACGGCCTCCCTTCTGTTCTCTACTGTATACAGCCGGCCACCGTCTTCGCCCTTTACTACCACTACTACCATGGCTATGATGGCCTGATTGCGTCGCACAGACAAGACCCGTTGTTCCAGGTGAACTTGCCTGGGTTGCCACCGCTCAGGATTTGCGACCTACCTTCCTTTCTCAGGATTACGAGCCCCGACGATCCCTACTTCATGTTCATCGAGTTGTTTCAGGAAATGTTCGATGTGCTGGACGGCGAAGAAGCTCGCTCGACGGCGAGGGTTCTGGTGAACACGTTCGACGAATTAGAATCCGATGCGCTTGTGGCTACCGGAAAGATGAAACTGATACCGATAGGGCCGATGGTGCCGTCTGCTATCTTAGAAGGCACTGAGGCCGCAAGAGGCACGGAGAGCACAGGAGTCGATCTCTTCAAGCTCGACGAGAAGCAGTACATGGAGTGGCTGGACTCGAAGCCGGAGAAGTCGGTGGTGTACGTGTCGTTCGGAAGCCTCGCGGTGATCAAGAAGCGGCAGGCTGAGGAGATAGTGCGGGGACTGAAGGAGAGCGGGCGGCCGTATCTGTGGGTGTTGAAGAAGGAGAACAGAAGAGAACTGGAGGGGGAGGTCGAGGAGGAGGGTGGGATGGTGGTGGAGTGGTGCTCGCAGGTGCGGGTGCTGTCGCACCCAGCGGTGGGGTGCTTCGTGACGCACTGCGGCTGGAACTCGACGGTGGAGAGCATAGTATGCGGGGTGCCGACGGTGGCCTCTCCGCAGTGGTCGGACCAGAGCACCAACGCGAGGCTGGTGGAGCTGTGGGGAACGGGTTTGAGGGGCGAGCTCGACGGAGAAGGAGTCCTGGAAGGGGCAGAGCTGAGCAGGTGCGTGGAGACTGTGATGGGGGGAGGGGAGACGGGGAGGGAGATAAGGAGGAGGGCGGAGATGTGGAAGGAGAAGGCACGGGAGGCGGTGGGCGAAGGCGGGTCGTCGGATCGCAATCTGAGGGCGTTCGTGGAGGAGATCGCGAGCCTCAAATGA
- the LOC135675830 gene encoding UDP-glycosyltransferase 75C1-like has product MEPHFLVVAYPAQGHINPALQLCRRLARVAGARVTFSTSISGHRRMFASSADQEVDDGVVCYVPYSDGFDGGFDRETGDRDEFRLRVKSVGTRTLAAIVRSLQERGRPVTCIIQTLLLPWVVDVARDHGIPSAHYWIQPATVFAMYYHYFHGYDGLIASQGHDPQFEVSLPGLPPVKICDLPSFLGITRPDDPYAAVIDMFRETFDVLDREEASSMARVLVNTFEELEGDALAAGAGQVKLIPIGPMLPSPLRLEGTKEAKGMASAGADLFKPDEKNYMEWLDSKPEKSVVYVSFGSLAVMKKRQAEEILRWLKESRKPYLWVVRKENRGELGDKLEEEGEGGMVVEWCSQVRVLSHPAVGCFVTHCGWNSTVESMVCGVPVVAVPQWSDQVTNAMLAELWGMGVRGDLDGEGILQGAELCRCLETAMGEGERGKEVRKRAEMWKEKAREAVGEGGSSDRNLRAFVEEIASLK; this is encoded by the coding sequence ATGGAGCCACACTTTCTTGTAGTCGCATACCCCGCCCAGGGCCACATCAACCCTGCTCTCCAGCTGTGCAGGCGCCTCGCGCGCGTCGCCGGCGCTAGGGTCACCTTCTCCACCTCCATCTCCGGTCACCGTCGCATGTTCGCCAGCTCGGCTGACCAGGAAGTCGACGACGGCGTCGTCTGCTACGTCCCTTACTCCGACGGCTTCGACGGCGGCTTCGACAGGGAGACCGGCGACCGCGACGAGTTCCGTCTCCGGGTCAAATCCGTTGGCACCAGGACGCTTGCCGCCATCGTCCGATCACTCCAGGAACGCGGTCGCCCCGTCACCTGCATTATCCAAACCCTGCTTCTGCCGTGGGTCGTCGACGTGGCTCGCGACCACGGAATCCCCTCTGCCCACTACTGGATCCAGCCGGCCACCGTCTTCGCCATGTACTACCACTACTTCCATGGCTACGATGGCCTGATCGCCTCCCAAGGCCACGACCCGCAGTTCGAGGTGAGCTTGCCCGGGCTGCCACCGGTCAAGATCTGTGACCTCCCTTCCTTCCTCGGCATTACGAGGCCTGACGATCCCTACGCCGCGGTGATCGATATGTTTCGGGAAACGTTCGATGTACTGGATCGCGAAGAAGCCAGCTCGATGGCGAGGGTTCTGGTGAACACCTTCGAAGAATTAGAAGGGGATGCGCTGGCGGCAGGTGCTGGACAGGTAAAGCTGATACCGATAGGGCCAATGCTGCCGTCTCCACTGCGGCTGGAAGGCACCAAGGAAGCAAAAGGCATGGCGAGCGCAGGGGCCGATCTGTTCAAGCCGGACGAGAAGAACTACATGGAGTGGCTGGACTCGAAGCCGGAGAAGTCGGTGGTGTACGTATCGTTCGGGAGCCTCGCGGTGATGAAGAAGCGCCAGGCGGAGGAGATCCTGCGGTGGTTGAAGGAGAGCCGAAAGCCGTACCTGTGGGTGGTGAGGAAGGAGAACAGAGGGGAACTGGGGGACAAgctggaggaggagggggagggcggGATGGTGGTGGAGTGGTGCTCGCAGGTGCGGGTGCTGTCGCACCCGGCGGTGGGGTGCTTCGTGACGCACTGCGGCTGGAACTCGACGGTAGAGAGCATGGTGTGCGGGGTGCCAGTGGTGGCCGTGCCGCAGTGGTCAGACCAGGTGACGAACGCGATGCTGGCGGAGCTGTGGGGCATGGGAGTGAGGGGCGATCTTGACGGAGAAGGAATTTTGCAAGGGGCAGAGCTGTGCAGGTGCTTGGAGACGGCGATGGGAGAAGGGGAGAGGGGGAAGGAGGTAAGGAAAAGGGCGGAGATGTGGAAGGAGAAGGCACGGGAGGCGGTGGGCGAAGGCGGGTCGTCGGATCGCAATCTGAGGGCGTTCGTGGAGGAGATCGCGAGCCTCAAATGA